A DNA window from Halorubrum sp. DM2 contains the following coding sequences:
- the pdhA gene encoding pyruvate dehydrogenase (acetyl-transferring) E1 component subunit alpha: MTVFDRAYDDTVRVLDEDGEVVGDVPDLDDDSLVEMYRHMRLARHFDGRAVSLQRQGRMGTYPPLSGQEGAQIGSAYALDDDDWMVPSYREHGAALVHGLPLKQTLLYWMGHEDGNNAPPDVNVFPVAVPIASQVPHATGAAWASKLRGENDAFVCYFGDGATSEGDFHEGVNFAGVFDTPTVFFCNNNQWAISVPRERQTRSATLAQKAEAYGIDGVQVDGMDPLAVYSVTAAALEKARDPDTDRPRPTLIEAVQYRFGAHTTADDPTVYRDDDEVERWKRKDPIDRLESYLRDEGVLDDERVAEIESLVEAQVADAIDEAESMARPDLRELFEHAYAELPPELERQYESLAALRDDRGDAAFLED; this comes from the coding sequence GTGACCGTGTTCGACAGGGCGTACGACGATACGGTTCGCGTCCTCGACGAGGACGGGGAGGTCGTCGGCGACGTTCCCGACCTCGACGACGACTCGCTCGTCGAGATGTACAGGCACATGCGGTTGGCGCGTCACTTCGACGGCCGCGCGGTGAGCCTCCAGCGACAGGGCCGGATGGGGACGTACCCCCCGCTCTCCGGGCAGGAGGGTGCTCAGATCGGCTCGGCGTACGCGCTCGACGACGACGACTGGATGGTCCCGTCGTACCGCGAACACGGCGCTGCGCTGGTCCACGGGCTCCCGCTGAAACAGACCCTGCTCTACTGGATGGGCCACGAGGACGGCAACAACGCGCCGCCGGACGTCAACGTCTTCCCCGTCGCCGTCCCCATCGCGTCGCAGGTGCCCCACGCCACGGGCGCTGCGTGGGCCTCGAAGCTCCGCGGCGAGAACGACGCGTTCGTCTGCTACTTCGGCGACGGTGCGACGAGCGAGGGCGACTTCCACGAGGGGGTCAACTTCGCGGGCGTGTTCGACACGCCCACCGTCTTCTTCTGTAACAACAACCAGTGGGCGATCTCCGTCCCCCGCGAGCGACAGACCCGGAGCGCGACGCTGGCACAGAAGGCGGAGGCGTACGGCATCGACGGCGTTCAGGTCGACGGGATGGACCCGCTCGCGGTGTACAGCGTCACGGCGGCCGCCTTGGAGAAGGCGCGCGACCCCGACACCGACCGACCGCGACCGACGCTCATCGAGGCGGTCCAGTACCGCTTCGGCGCGCACACGACCGCCGACGACCCGACGGTGTACCGCGACGACGACGAGGTCGAGCGCTGGAAGCGGAAGGACCCGATCGACCGGCTGGAGTCGTACCTCCGCGACGAGGGGGTCCTCGACGACGAGCGCGTCGCGGAGATCGAGTCGTTGGTCGAGGCGCAGGTCGCGGACGCCATCGACGAGGCGGAGTCGATGGCGCGGCCCGACCTGCGAGAGCTGTTCGAACACGCCTACGCGGAGCTTCCGCCCGAATTGGAGCGGCAGTACGAGTCGCTCGCCGCGCTCCGCGACGACCGCGGCGACGCGGCGTTCCTGGAGGACTGA
- a CDS encoding alpha-ketoacid dehydrogenase subunit beta, producing the protein MTDTQNLTLVQAVRDGLHTELREDDDVVVMGQDVGKNGGVFRATEGLFDEFGGDRVIDTPLAESGIVGTAVGMAAMGMRPVPEIQFSGFMYPGFDQIVSHMARFRTRSRGRFTLPMTLRAPYGGGIRAPEHHSESKEAFYAHEAGLKVVVPSTPYEAKGLLAASIRDPDPVIFLEPKLIYRAFREEVPDEPYTVPIGEAKTRREGDDVAVFTYGAMTRPTLEAAETLGEEGIECEVVDLRTISPLDREAIVEAFEKTGRAVVVHEAPKTGGLGGEITAILQEEALLHQEAPIGRVAGFDVPYPLYALEDYYLPSAARIEEGILEAVEF; encoded by the coding sequence ATGACCGATACACAGAATCTCACCCTGGTACAGGCGGTACGGGACGGACTACACACCGAACTGCGCGAGGACGACGACGTCGTCGTGATGGGCCAAGACGTCGGGAAGAACGGCGGCGTCTTCCGCGCGACGGAGGGGCTGTTCGACGAGTTCGGCGGCGACCGCGTGATCGACACGCCGCTCGCCGAGTCGGGAATCGTCGGCACCGCGGTCGGCATGGCCGCGATGGGGATGCGACCGGTCCCCGAGATCCAGTTCTCGGGGTTCATGTACCCCGGATTCGACCAGATCGTCTCGCACATGGCGCGGTTCCGCACCCGAAGCCGGGGGCGGTTCACGCTCCCGATGACCTTGCGCGCCCCCTACGGCGGCGGCATCCGCGCGCCGGAACACCACTCCGAGTCGAAGGAGGCGTTCTACGCCCACGAGGCCGGGCTGAAGGTCGTCGTCCCCTCGACGCCCTACGAGGCGAAGGGGCTGCTCGCGGCGTCGATCCGCGACCCCGACCCGGTGATCTTCCTCGAACCGAAGCTGATCTACCGGGCGTTCCGCGAGGAGGTGCCGGACGAGCCGTACACGGTGCCGATCGGCGAGGCGAAGACGCGCCGCGAGGGCGACGACGTCGCCGTGTTCACCTACGGCGCGATGACCCGCCCCACGCTGGAGGCCGCCGAGACGCTCGGCGAGGAGGGGATCGAGTGCGAGGTCGTCGACCTCCGGACGATCTCGCCGCTCGACCGCGAGGCGATCGTCGAGGCGTTCGAGAAGACCGGCCGCGCGGTCGTCGTCCATGAGGCCCCCAAGACCGGCGGCCTCGGCGGCGAGATAACGGCGATCCTTCAGGAGGAGGCGCTGTTACATCAGGAGGCACCGATCGGCCGCGTCGCCGGGTTCGACGTGCCGTACCCGCTGTACGCGTTAGAGGACTACTACCTCCCGTCCGCGGCGCGCATCGAGGAGGGAATCCTGGAGGCGGTCGAATTTTAA